The genomic segment TAAAATCACCTATAATAATTATTTTTGAGTTTAAATTTAATTTAAAAATAGAATCAATACTATTTCTTAATATTTTAGCAGAATGAATTCTTTTTATTTCTGATTTTTCTTGACCACCGCGCCTTGAACTCCAATGATTTACAAATATATGAAAAGTATCAATCTGTGAAGCTACGCCTTTTACATATAAAATATCTCTTGTTCTTGAATTAGGTGAAAAAGGGTAACTAACAGGGATTGCTTTATGTGTAATATATTTAAACTCATCTTTTCGGTAAAGTATGGCAACATCAATACCTCTTCTGTCAGGACTTTCTTCGCTTATTATTTCGTATTTACCTTTTATTAAATTTTTGTTGCTGATTAAATCTTTAAGTACTTCTTTATTTTCAATTTCAACCAAACCAATTATTTCCGGTAGTTCGGCAGAGTTAATAGATTGTAAAACTTTAGCAATTTTATTTATTTTTATATTATATCGCTTGCTTGTCCATTTATATTTACCATTAGGGGTAAAATCTTCATCAAGTTTATCAGGATCATTAATTGTATCAAAAAGATTTTCAATGTTATACGATACAATAGTAAATTCGTTTTCAATGGTAGAATCATTTTGTTGGCAATATATTTTATTTGTAAAAAATAATACAAGTAAAATATAAATAAAGTATTTCATCTGTACAAACTATTTAGTGCATATAAGAAAACTAATACATTGTCATTCCTGAAAGGAGAAATCTCATTCAATTGATATACATTGTGTTATAAGATTTCTCAGCTATGGTTTAGCATGACGTTGTTT from the Bacteroidales bacterium genome contains:
- a CDS encoding endonuclease, translating into MKYFIYILLVLFFTNKIYCQQNDSTIENEFTIVSYNIENLFDTINDPDKLDEDFTPNGKYKWTSKRYNIKINKIAKVLQSINSAELPEIIGLVEIENKEVLKDLISNKNLIKGKYEIISEESPDRRGIDVAILYRKDEFKYITHKAIPVSYPFSPNSRTRDILYVKGVASQIDTFHIFVNHWSSRRGGQEKSEIKRIHSAKILRNSIDSIFKLNLNSKIIIIGDFNDNPTNKSIFYILKANNKRKNYEPTELYNLLYDKHDTINTGTYLYKNNWDMLDNLIVSQSLLKTSKGYYTNYNGGHIYKPIWICYTNKNTGIKHPNRTYIGSKYVGGYSDHFPVYMILNKK